From the genome of Bifidobacterium asteroides, one region includes:
- a CDS encoding Ig-like domain-containing protein — translation MNFSSTGYYDLTSITAKVVDKAGNEDQAFALKGATEDGKAPDTSHMIGKLLIDLSYQDSGDQLRIAVTSHHDHASQAPDAVPPAPSGSDLYYYNSDVDLTLQVKSALLKDYLLLIANQPGQSQQKIKLLKYNLAPPAGTNDTETTCTIDPTSLKSSSAQWRWSLPCGGGIDHLSDGSNPANGAYTFKLNDSFLPSFLGATVKFGIDTNPPVVSEFEGPTGGHDLKLVKFNGQTIVTSPSGNSVRVRVQDLLPKEQRGNERIDTAAQQGTSGISDGGDKNNRFGSVVVEMPAPKDLNRKLISNGTANKLQTLPINNDGRFTIRFDDEGLYDLSEVKLTVHDRADYPKASNDGAGSATGNGLTTNLADLVKQHEQTNSFGEPYDALVIDNPRGKREARISLSQAEGNPPSTKPGYYFRGDAIVDFSVTDRWFPLYQKLDETTHKHFLNPTVAPSSPTDFPAVPFGQKAWERVKSESDTWIYRGYQVPRSVVNSDLPHEGTYKLDVSYAGLQSDSQYFASAHSEFVIDYTGPKLGGLHLSTTAPQHWQWVFPTSPLHVSLDGVNDAVSGIDAQTLAFADFRGPDPTPMLGYDPWLAPQGADTPESTLRFESDDVVGFDMNTDSQRLRFDGTSIAVKDKAGNPSSTHALDAYGDKQSGIVNDARGLTGAALDFASPKLSLKYDNNDVRNGKYYKAKRVATVTIDESNFDFVAGHDSKRVIVTSAVDGRKSQLRAEDFSNPSGDKHTYVASLSCETDGDWVMDAAFTDPGDHQGNPVHDEFVIDTTRPVLSLAFDNNDSKNGMYYKAPRVATVKLVERNMSDKESTVTTTAKNDANQDVPAPSGDGWSQIGDAGKYTFVQHVPFSGEHHYTLEARATDLAGNVADAAKEPEFVVDMTKPDLHIDKVEDKTAYAGTVAPRIMAVDANMDQGKTTYELAGDRRGRIKSIDLDAQEGGDDNSLTVDIPDFKRKAENDDVYTLTAKSEDMAGNSATVTKTFSVNRFGSTYLFSAGTASIRGAYLKKAVPVTVTELNVSGIDQRNSRIDLAKDGRIGTVPESGYQVIKSTDKGWSKQTYEIPANVFKGDGYYRLMFTSTDKAGNLSENSMQHKDAKRKGDASVNFALDSQAPTVSALGIDSNRVYYGQRRDVGIDAKDNMKIRLAKVYVDGVKRGEWPENDLLKGMQYIDLPADAHNHTVTVRTEDAAGNVSTATYHGVIVASNLWQYIRENGLLFVLVVCTGILFVLMILVAAVLIVRRRSELAYRRNPFGKSGR, via the coding sequence GTGAATTTCAGCTCAACCGGCTATTACGATTTGACTTCCATCACGGCAAAAGTGGTCGATAAGGCAGGGAATGAAGACCAGGCTTTTGCTTTGAAAGGAGCCACTGAAGACGGCAAAGCCCCAGACACGAGCCATATGATCGGCAAGCTACTGATAGACCTGAGCTATCAGGACTCCGGCGATCAACTGAGAATTGCAGTAACCAGCCATCATGACCATGCCTCTCAGGCGCCGGATGCGGTTCCCCCTGCCCCATCAGGCAGCGACCTGTATTATTACAACTCCGATGTGGATCTGACGCTACAAGTCAAAAGTGCGCTTCTGAAGGATTATCTGCTGCTGATTGCCAATCAGCCGGGACAGAGCCAACAAAAAATCAAGTTGCTGAAATACAATCTGGCGCCTCCTGCAGGCACCAACGACACAGAAACGACCTGTACCATTGACCCGACCAGTTTGAAGAGCAGCAGCGCCCAATGGAGGTGGAGCCTTCCATGTGGTGGAGGAATCGATCACCTATCGGACGGGTCGAATCCCGCCAACGGTGCATATACCTTCAAGCTCAACGATAGTTTTCTGCCGAGCTTCCTAGGGGCTACCGTCAAGTTCGGCATCGATACGAACCCGCCTGTGGTCAGTGAATTCGAAGGACCTACCGGTGGCCACGATCTGAAGCTGGTCAAATTCAATGGCCAGACCATTGTTACCAGCCCCTCGGGGAACAGTGTGAGGGTTCGGGTCCAGGATCTTCTCCCCAAGGAGCAGCGGGGGAACGAGCGAATCGACACTGCTGCCCAGCAGGGTACGTCCGGGATCTCCGACGGAGGCGACAAAAATAACCGTTTCGGCAGTGTCGTGGTCGAAATGCCCGCTCCGAAGGATCTGAACCGCAAGCTCATAAGCAACGGCACAGCCAACAAGCTGCAGACTCTGCCGATCAACAATGATGGTCGGTTTACCATACGCTTCGATGACGAGGGGCTGTACGATCTGTCTGAAGTCAAACTTACCGTCCATGACCGGGCGGACTATCCCAAGGCCAGCAATGATGGGGCTGGAAGCGCGACGGGGAATGGTCTTACGACCAATCTTGCAGACTTGGTCAAACAGCATGAGCAAACCAACAGTTTTGGCGAGCCCTATGATGCCTTGGTGATCGATAATCCAAGGGGAAAGAGGGAAGCCCGGATATCCCTGAGTCAGGCGGAGGGGAACCCGCCCTCGACAAAGCCTGGATACTACTTCAGAGGGGATGCCATTGTCGATTTCTCAGTGACCGATAGATGGTTCCCCCTTTATCAGAAATTGGATGAAACCACGCACAAGCACTTCTTGAATCCAACAGTGGCGCCATCTTCACCGACTGATTTCCCAGCGGTCCCGTTCGGGCAAAAAGCCTGGGAGCGTGTCAAGTCGGAGTCGGACACCTGGATATATCGCGGATATCAAGTTCCCCGCTCGGTTGTCAACTCTGATCTCCCTCATGAAGGGACATACAAACTGGATGTCTCCTATGCGGGTCTGCAGTCCGACAGCCAATATTTCGCCTCTGCGCATTCTGAGTTCGTCATCGACTATACAGGGCCCAAGCTGGGCGGTTTGCATCTGTCGACGACCGCTCCTCAGCATTGGCAGTGGGTCTTCCCCACCTCCCCCTTGCATGTCTCCCTGGACGGCGTCAATGATGCCGTGTCAGGGATTGATGCCCAGACATTGGCCTTCGCTGATTTCAGGGGCCCTGACCCCACACCAATGCTCGGTTATGACCCATGGCTGGCACCACAAGGCGCGGATACGCCTGAATCGACTCTGCGGTTCGAATCGGATGATGTGGTGGGCTTCGACATGAACACCGACAGCCAGCGCCTGAGGTTCGACGGCACGTCGATTGCCGTCAAGGACAAGGCCGGGAATCCTTCATCGACGCATGCTCTGGACGCCTACGGCGATAAGCAGAGCGGCATCGTCAATGACGCCAGAGGACTTACCGGGGCGGCTTTGGACTTTGCTTCGCCCAAGCTATCCCTGAAGTATGACAACAACGATGTCAGGAACGGGAAATACTACAAGGCCAAGAGGGTGGCGACCGTGACCATCGACGAGTCGAATTTCGACTTCGTAGCCGGGCACGATAGCAAGCGCGTCATCGTCACCTCCGCGGTGGATGGTCGAAAGTCGCAACTCAGGGCCGAGGATTTCTCCAACCCCAGCGGCGACAAGCACACCTACGTGGCGAGCCTCAGTTGTGAAACCGACGGCGACTGGGTGATGGATGCGGCCTTTACCGATCCGGGGGATCATCAGGGCAATCCGGTACATGACGAATTCGTCATCGATACGACCAGACCCGTCCTTTCCCTTGCCTTTGACAACAATGACAGCAAGAACGGCATGTATTACAAGGCTCCGAGGGTGGCGACCGTCAAACTGGTCGAGCGCAACATGAGCGACAAAGAATCGACGGTAACGACCACAGCCAAGAACGATGCCAACCAGGATGTTCCCGCGCCTTCGGGCGACGGTTGGTCGCAGATCGGTGATGCCGGCAAGTACACGTTTGTCCAGCATGTCCCCTTCTCAGGGGAGCATCATTATACCCTAGAAGCTAGGGCGACCGATTTGGCAGGGAACGTCGCCGATGCGGCCAAGGAACCAGAGTTCGTCGTCGACATGACCAAGCCTGATCTCCATATCGACAAAGTGGAGGACAAGACTGCGTACGCCGGCACCGTTGCTCCTCGGATCATGGCCGTCGATGCCAACATGGATCAGGGGAAGACGACCTACGAGCTTGCGGGAGACCGACGGGGCAGGATCAAGTCGATCGACCTCGATGCCCAAGAGGGCGGGGACGATAATTCACTCACTGTCGATATCCCCGATTTCAAGCGCAAGGCTGAGAACGACGACGTGTACACCCTGACCGCCAAGAGCGAGGACATGGCGGGGAATTCGGCCACCGTCACCAAAACATTCTCAGTCAACAGATTCGGTTCCACATACCTGTTCTCTGCGGGGACGGCGTCGATCAGAGGCGCCTATCTGAAAAAGGCGGTGCCGGTCACTGTCACCGAGCTGAACGTCAGCGGCATCGACCAGAGGAATTCGAGAATCGACTTGGCAAAGGACGGGCGCATAGGCACTGTACCCGAATCCGGCTACCAGGTCATCAAGTCTACTGACAAGGGCTGGAGCAAGCAGACATATGAGATACCGGCAAATGTGTTTAAGGGTGACGGGTATTATCGCCTGATGTTCACATCGACCGACAAAGCAGGTAATTTGTCGGAGAACTCGATGCAGCACAAGGATGCCAAGCGGAAGGGCGATGCATCCGTGAACTTCGCCCTGGATTCGCAGGCTCCTACCGTCTCTGCGCTCGGCATCGACTCCAACCGTGTATATTACGGGCAACGACGTGACGTCGGAATCGATGCCAAGGACAACATGAAGATCCGCTTGGCGAAAGTCTATGTCGATGGCGTAAAGCGCGGCGAATGGCCTGAGAATGACCTCCTGAAGGGCATGCAGTACATCGACTTGCCGGCCGATGCGCATAACCATACGGTGACTGTCAGGACTGAGGATGCGGCCGGCAACGTGTCGACAGCCACATACCATGGTGTTATTGTGGCCTCGAACTTGTGGCAATACATACGCGAGAACGGTTTGCTTTTCGTCCTGGTCGTCTGTACGGGGATCCTTTTTGTCCTGATGATTCTGGTGGCTGCCGTCCTGATTGTTCGTCGGCGCTCGGAACTCGCCTACAGGCGCAATCCCTTCGGCAAATCAGGACGGTAG
- a CDS encoding FtsK/SpoIIIE domain-containing protein: MQGLVNIHDSKSDTRFTAYLDVPGESTLADVVPSLAGIAKETGGSVTGVNVDGRQVDPRQTLNRIGLHEGSWISLLCEGARIVNPLACSIDDPAAVQLRFLSGVNAGAIYDVLPGILKMSSLMDPEQVSVSADFLLDVHPDGGLMVIPNVREGARTKTGLFFHRTKRELHSDIWMEGHELVEPTKLEYGQELVLPEFIVSVTKGHDDSVPVNVEDSPGHWLYTRPPKIRNEVKTRRFTLPAAPTRPEKAPIPIISTLLPLAMSVGMAVILKNYSYLAFGIMSPVMMVASYFSGNSSMKKRYKAQVKRYEKSRDLITKKANQALKQEIHDVRTEYPDPAALLDIGTRHTAQLWNRRASDDSWLGLRIGTGTVKSHISLETPDNLEFERVKTWDLHQFPVVVSLPEAGCLGCTGEQSVIFPTVQWMVAQMAALHSARDLSVYLLSPGSRKQSEKNRSSYVQAQIDWSFAQWLPQLVPQEGQNTVRTLATGAEDIAMRISELVAMLDDRKEMMHSQSMQKWAGPSVVVVMEHAHVLRSMPGTIRLLKEGPQVGMYMLCVEIDERLLPEECQTVVTGEAGELKVRSNVADDLNEVMPDLVSRQWLDSLALALAPVEDGSPDESQSAIPSQSKLLDLLKLTPTSEEIEARWALQPRSTYCVIGESVDGPFGLDIAKDGPHGLIAGTTGSGKSELLQSLVASLAVANRPESLNFVLVDYKGGAAFKDCVKLPHTVGMVTDLDNHLVTRALVSLGAELNYREHLLALAGAKDLDDYMDLRELHPDLTEIPRLLIVIDEFASLARELPDFVTGLVNIAQRGRSLGIHLLLATQRPGGVVSPEIRANTNLRIALRMTDDSESQDVIDAKDASLISKSTPGRAVVRLGSNSLVPFQSARVGGRYIDPNDKAEKKTEKPFVRVLSFPQIGQPAPARPKSKEDKGDVSVTDLMKLVGSICEVAKDEGIPQQRQPWLPALTDEIGLDDLPDSEDGDAQLSLQVPFAMGDYPKLQKQNTVFLDMSTFGNLFVIGTSRSGKTTALRTIAFSACERYAPTKVQVYCIDGGNGGLAPLTAFPNVGVVALRSETQKIERLLNKIERVLKARSATLSKGGYSNIDEFNRGLDQDHEDQTLPHMLVMLDSWDGYSSTFESYDGGSLISRMQNLMREGPSVGVHFILTGDRSLLSGRMTLLADSKIMLRLVDKTDYSEIGIPAKEVPDKMADGRGYQSVDDAEIQIAQIRQGVVGQQESEAIRAAGVALASGRDAGLSRSRLPFNVEQLPDEVSFDQLYALVEESKPLASGLLPLGIGGEDNDLIAYDPGATPILPIFGGMQSGKTTLLVWLSNMALSAGYHLVIAAPKDNALRRFDGVPGVVRLFTTPADLTQENLEPYARNDDEKAVESRTETGFKGNLLVFDDCQLLKEIPASGWMQNLVGSLSNSDASCIFAGDIIDFPQGFGNWGASMKKIKQGVLIRPEDMIYADLIGARVKRSLFKSDMPQGRGIAKLGMQTVSVQFPKLSGQFSVPYSFDNAGGLNK; this comes from the coding sequence ATGCAGGGATTGGTCAATATTCATGATTCCAAGTCGGATACCCGTTTTACGGCTTACCTGGACGTCCCCGGGGAGTCGACCTTGGCGGATGTCGTCCCCTCGCTGGCCGGCATCGCCAAAGAGACGGGCGGCAGCGTCACGGGTGTCAATGTCGACGGCCGCCAGGTGGATCCTCGTCAGACGCTCAACAGAATCGGTCTGCATGAAGGGTCATGGATCTCCCTCCTGTGTGAGGGCGCGCGGATCGTCAACCCTCTCGCATGTTCGATCGACGACCCTGCGGCGGTGCAGTTGCGTTTTCTGAGTGGAGTCAACGCCGGTGCCATATATGACGTTCTTCCAGGAATCCTGAAGATGAGTTCCCTAATGGATCCGGAACAGGTATCGGTCAGTGCGGATTTCCTTCTTGACGTGCATCCTGATGGCGGTCTGATGGTCATACCCAATGTGAGGGAAGGCGCTCGGACCAAGACAGGCCTCTTCTTCCATAGGACGAAGAGGGAGCTCCACTCCGATATATGGATGGAAGGCCATGAGCTGGTGGAACCGACCAAGCTCGAATATGGCCAGGAGCTGGTGCTCCCCGAGTTCATCGTCAGTGTGACCAAAGGTCATGACGATTCCGTCCCGGTCAATGTGGAGGACAGCCCCGGGCATTGGCTGTATACCCGCCCGCCGAAGATTCGGAACGAAGTAAAGACCAGGCGATTCACTTTGCCGGCTGCCCCCACCCGTCCGGAAAAGGCTCCGATTCCGATCATATCGACTCTCTTGCCTTTGGCCATGTCAGTGGGCATGGCCGTCATCCTGAAGAATTATTCCTACCTCGCCTTCGGCATCATGTCTCCGGTGATGATGGTGGCCTCGTACTTCTCCGGCAACAGCAGCATGAAGAAGAGGTACAAGGCACAGGTCAAGCGGTATGAGAAGAGCCGGGACCTGATAACGAAGAAGGCCAATCAAGCGCTGAAGCAGGAGATTCATGATGTCCGGACGGAGTATCCCGATCCCGCCGCTTTGCTCGATATAGGCACCAGGCATACTGCCCAGCTATGGAACAGAAGGGCCTCGGATGATTCCTGGCTTGGACTGCGCATAGGCACAGGAACCGTGAAATCGCACATATCCCTGGAGACGCCGGACAATCTCGAATTCGAACGAGTCAAGACCTGGGACCTTCATCAGTTCCCTGTCGTGGTGAGCCTGCCGGAAGCCGGATGTCTGGGTTGCACCGGCGAGCAATCGGTCATATTCCCAACGGTGCAGTGGATGGTCGCTCAGATGGCGGCCCTCCATTCGGCCCGTGACCTGTCGGTATACTTGCTTTCCCCCGGATCTCGGAAGCAGAGCGAAAAAAATCGGTCTTCCTACGTTCAGGCGCAGATTGATTGGAGCTTTGCTCAATGGCTTCCCCAGTTGGTTCCCCAAGAGGGGCAGAATACGGTTCGCACCCTGGCAACGGGTGCGGAAGACATAGCCATGAGGATTTCGGAACTTGTCGCCATGCTGGACGACCGCAAGGAAATGATGCATTCCCAGTCCATGCAGAAGTGGGCCGGTCCCTCCGTGGTTGTGGTCATGGAGCATGCCCATGTGCTCAGATCCATGCCAGGCACCATCAGACTGCTCAAGGAGGGCCCGCAGGTCGGCATGTACATGCTCTGCGTGGAGATCGACGAGCGGCTCCTGCCTGAGGAATGCCAGACCGTGGTGACCGGCGAGGCCGGCGAGCTGAAGGTCCGCAGCAATGTTGCCGATGACCTCAATGAGGTCATGCCGGACCTGGTCTCGAGGCAATGGCTGGACTCCCTGGCCTTGGCCTTGGCACCTGTGGAGGACGGCAGCCCAGATGAGAGCCAGTCCGCCATTCCTTCGCAAAGCAAACTCCTGGATCTGCTGAAGCTGACGCCGACCTCAGAAGAGATCGAAGCCCGGTGGGCTCTGCAACCCCGCTCGACCTACTGCGTGATCGGCGAATCGGTCGACGGACCCTTCGGCCTTGACATCGCCAAAGACGGCCCCCATGGGTTGATTGCCGGCACAACCGGCTCGGGCAAGTCGGAGCTGCTCCAGTCACTAGTGGCTTCGCTGGCCGTGGCGAATAGACCGGAATCGCTGAACTTCGTGCTTGTCGATTACAAGGGAGGCGCAGCGTTCAAGGATTGCGTCAAGCTTCCCCATACGGTCGGAATGGTCACGGACCTTGACAACCACCTGGTTACCAGGGCCTTGGTCTCGCTCGGCGCGGAACTGAACTACCGCGAGCATCTTCTGGCACTCGCCGGTGCCAAGGACCTTGACGATTACATGGATTTGCGTGAGCTCCACCCTGATCTGACGGAGATTCCCCGTCTGCTGATCGTCATCGACGAGTTCGCCTCCCTGGCCAGGGAGCTTCCCGACTTTGTCACCGGACTCGTGAATATTGCGCAAAGGGGCAGGTCACTGGGTATCCACCTTCTCCTGGCGACTCAGCGGCCCGGAGGTGTGGTCTCTCCGGAGATCAGGGCGAACACCAACCTTCGTATAGCCCTGCGCATGACGGACGACAGCGAAAGCCAGGATGTGATCGACGCCAAGGATGCGTCGCTGATCAGCAAGTCCACACCGGGCAGGGCCGTTGTGAGGCTCGGGTCGAATTCCTTGGTCCCCTTCCAGTCCGCCAGGGTAGGAGGCAGGTATATCGACCCGAATGACAAGGCTGAGAAAAAAACAGAGAAGCCTTTCGTCCGTGTGCTCTCCTTCCCTCAGATCGGCCAGCCTGCTCCTGCGCGTCCCAAGTCGAAAGAGGACAAGGGCGATGTAAGCGTGACCGACCTTATGAAGTTGGTCGGGAGCATCTGCGAGGTTGCCAAGGATGAGGGCATTCCCCAGCAGCGGCAGCCCTGGCTGCCTGCCTTGACCGATGAGATTGGTCTGGATGATCTGCCCGACAGCGAAGATGGCGATGCCCAGTTAAGCCTTCAAGTCCCCTTCGCCATGGGGGATTACCCCAAACTGCAGAAGCAGAACACGGTTTTCCTCGATATGTCGACTTTCGGCAACCTCTTTGTCATCGGCACGTCGCGCAGCGGCAAGACCACGGCCCTTCGGACCATAGCTTTCTCCGCCTGCGAAAGGTATGCACCCACGAAGGTCCAGGTCTATTGCATCGATGGCGGCAATGGCGGCCTCGCCCCTCTCACGGCCTTCCCCAATGTTGGGGTTGTGGCCCTGCGCAGCGAAACGCAGAAGATCGAACGGCTCCTGAACAAGATCGAAAGGGTGCTCAAGGCCAGGTCGGCCACGCTCTCCAAGGGCGGATACAGCAATATCGACGAGTTCAATCGGGGGCTTGACCAGGATCATGAGGACCAGACCCTGCCGCATATGCTGGTCATGCTGGATTCCTGGGACGGGTACAGCTCCACCTTCGAATCCTATGACGGCGGTTCCCTGATCAGTCGCATGCAGAATCTGATGCGGGAGGGGCCGTCGGTCGGCGTGCATTTCATCCTCACCGGCGACCGCTCCCTCCTGTCAGGTCGAATGACCCTGCTGGCAGACAGCAAGATCATGCTGCGGCTGGTCGACAAGACCGACTATTCGGAAATCGGGATCCCCGCCAAGGAAGTACCTGACAAGATGGCGGACGGTCGAGGTTACCAATCCGTTGACGATGCTGAGATTCAGATTGCGCAGATTCGCCAGGGTGTGGTGGGCCAACAGGAATCCGAGGCCATCCGCGCCGCCGGTGTCGCTCTGGCTTCCGGCAGGGACGCCGGCCTCTCGCGGTCCCGTCTGCCCTTCAACGTCGAACAGCTGCCCGATGAGGTGTCCTTCGACCAGCTATACGCCTTGGTCGAGGAATCCAAGCCTCTGGCCAGTGGTCTGCTGCCTCTGGGCATTGGCGGTGAGGACAACGATCTCATTGCCTACGACCCGGGCGCAACGCCGATCCTTCCGATTTTCGGCGGCATGCAGAGCGGCAAGACGACGTTGCTGGTCTGGCTGTCCAACATGGCGCTGTCTGCTGGATACCATCTGGTCATCGCGGCCCCCAAGGACAATGCCCTGAGGCGTTTCGACGGGGTGCCCGGGGTTGTGCGCTTGTTCACGACCCCTGCGGACCTGACGCAGGAGAATCTTGAACCATACGCCCGCAATGACGACGAGAAGGCCGTGGAAAGCAGAACCGAAACGGGGTTCAAAGGCAATCTCCTGGTGTTTGACGACTGTCAGCTGCTCAAGGAGATTCCCGCCAGCGGGTGGATGCAGAACCTGGTTGGATCATTATCGAACAGTGACGCCTCATGCATCTTTGCTGGAGATATCATCGATTTCCCCCAGGGCTTCGGGAACTGGGGGGCTTCAATGAAGAAGATCAAGCAGGGAGTCCTGATCAGGCCTGAGGATATGATATATGCGGATTTGATAGGCGCAAGGGTAAAACGGTCTCTTTTCAAGTCCGATATGCCTCAAGGGCGTGGAATTGCGAAGCTGGGCATGCAAACTGTTTCTGTTCAGTTCCCGAAGCTGAGCGGACAGTTCAGTGTCCCCTATAGTTTCGACAATGCCGGAGGTTTGAACAAATGA
- a CDS encoding FHA domain-containing protein, translating to MSGHSKKPGLAQSLQSAKVFAEIPVLPPILQPSVVDGWDLHDKTLKPRSVGEDADRRAESYQLVFSDGQRVPCQGHGVVGRMPEQPGEKYTAYIVVEDSSHQTSRRHFEFGTTPIGQVWVMDLGSANGTFVRSGEAYMQLQAKQRTVLSENDVIRFGSLSAKVERSN from the coding sequence ATGAGCGGGCATAGCAAGAAACCGGGGCTGGCGCAATCCCTGCAGTCGGCAAAGGTGTTTGCGGAGATTCCTGTGCTTCCGCCGATTCTGCAGCCCTCCGTCGTCGACGGATGGGATTTGCATGATAAGACATTGAAACCGCGATCAGTTGGTGAAGATGCCGACCGCCGAGCGGAATCGTATCAGTTGGTCTTTTCCGATGGGCAACGGGTGCCATGTCAAGGACATGGCGTCGTGGGGCGGATGCCGGAACAGCCAGGCGAAAAATATACTGCTTACATAGTTGTCGAAGATTCTTCGCATCAGACTTCCCGAAGGCACTTTGAATTTGGGACGACACCCATTGGTCAGGTCTGGGTCATGGATCTTGGGTCGGCGAATGGTACTTTCGTCCGTTCCGGTGAGGCGTATATGCAATTACAGGCAAAGCAGCGAACCGTTTTGTCTGAAAATGATGTGATCAGGTTCGGTAGTCTCAGCGCAAAAGTCGAAAGGAGCAATTGA
- a CDS encoding DUF805 domain-containing protein produces MAVALFEVRPPRVAEMKGFEPMYDATLRECLQRPFYLFARGRGRSCRKEIWVFFIFLSIIESSLSKICGRGTFIPLVFDLIMAVPEYAVEVRRLHDLLLPGWLTLIPYGLMVIATIGLVKSRMLTIGGGPLLLAVIPLLVSMVIQLVIMCSPSRRRHRPSFDNGAIGAGVNQPGMTRPRTD; encoded by the coding sequence ATGGCTGTTGCCTTGTTTGAAGTTAGGCCGCCTCGTGTGGCAGAGATGAAGGGTTTCGAACCCATGTATGACGCGACATTGCGAGAATGCCTGCAGCGGCCGTTCTACCTGTTTGCCCGGGGGCGGGGAAGATCGTGCCGCAAGGAGATATGGGTGTTCTTCATCTTTCTCTCAATTATAGAGTCGTCCCTGAGTAAGATATGCGGCAGGGGAACCTTCATCCCCCTGGTCTTCGACCTGATCATGGCGGTGCCGGAGTATGCAGTGGAGGTGCGGCGTCTGCATGATTTATTGCTGCCGGGATGGCTGACTTTGATTCCGTACGGTCTTATGGTTATAGCTACGATTGGGCTGGTGAAATCTCGAATGCTGACTATAGGTGGCGGTCCTTTGCTCTTGGCTGTCATCCCGTTGCTTGTGTCGATGGTGATTCAGCTGGTCATCATGTGCTCGCCTTCCCGGCGTCGTCACCGTCCGTCCTTTGACAATGGGGCAATAGGGGCGGGAGTGAACCAGCCGGGTATGACTCGACCTCGGACTGACTAG
- a CDS encoding YbjN domain-containing protein gives MKSVVDGKRIQQWLDAQGYRVEYYEQSWVGLWGNILLDFSVRGEHDEYLVVRGTEQGSHPNDQLELLEDCCNAWNRGYEGPAAYLQSSEEGLVFRTLLVVNCQGGMDDDQFDRLMKYAMAGSDGFLGFAQGQLSKIRMS, from the coding sequence ATGAAATCCGTGGTTGACGGGAAGAGAATACAGCAGTGGTTGGATGCCCAAGGATATCGTGTCGAGTATTATGAGCAGTCCTGGGTCGGTTTATGGGGGAATATTCTGCTCGATTTCAGCGTACGTGGCGAGCATGATGAGTATCTGGTGGTTCGCGGGACTGAACAGGGCAGTCATCCGAATGATCAGCTCGAGTTGCTTGAGGACTGTTGCAATGCCTGGAACCGGGGCTATGAGGGGCCGGCTGCCTATCTGCAGAGTTCCGAGGAAGGCCTGGTCTTCCGCACGCTTTTGGTGGTGAACTGCCAGGGCGGCATGGACGACGATCAGTTCGATCGCCTGATGAAGTATGCCATGGCGGGTTCGGACGGTTTCCTTGGTTTCGCCCAGGGGCAGCTGTCGAAGATAAGGATGAGCTAG